A section of the Prionailurus bengalensis isolate Pbe53 chromosome C2, Fcat_Pben_1.1_paternal_pri, whole genome shotgun sequence genome encodes:
- the LOC122491004 gene encoding translation initiation factor IF-2-like, protein MCQICPDGAHAPSLPWRPRGSALQAAPALAKARPEVCPPLLCKNWARRRAQEAPGPPGRPVPRGRRALAPAADASAKVPSKLGGERSAARGRREEGRSARVSETRRPREPGAPGRGAAPTCRARAAAGTCAVTADSRASGAAGTAGGAGGGEEEGPEGAPRCAAARNSPPGFALAWQGWGEAVPGPGALPLRLAATAGPKGSRGRASVLLPVSSLFSQSLVTQPHQPMECSLALLLLFSGALKPPSAQAPVPGALPVLSYPRLLEPVATIGPFAGC, encoded by the exons ATGTGTCAGATCTGTCCTGATGGAG CGCAcgcccccagcctcccctggcGCCCGCGAGGCTCTGCGCTCCAGGCAGCGCCCGCCCTGGCAAAAGCACGGCCCGAAGTTTGTCCGCCTCTACTCTGCAAGAACTGGGCCCGAAGGCGCGCACAGGAGGCCCCGGGGCCTCCTGGGAGGCCGGTCCCGCGGGGCCGCCGGGCTCTGGCGCCCGCCGCCGACGCCTCTGCCAAGGTCCCGTCCAAGTTGGGCGGGGAGCGGTCAGCTGCCCGGGGCCGGCGGGAGGAGGGACGGAGCGCGAGAGTATCGGAAACCAGACGCCCGCGGGAGCCTGGCGCGCCCGGCCGCGGCGCGGCTCCTACCTGTAGGGCTAGGGCGGCCGCGGGCACCTGCGCGGTGACGGCGGATTCTCGGGCCTCGGGCGCAGCTGGCACAGCTGGAGGcgcgggaggaggggaggaggaagggcctGAGGGGGCACCGCGCTGCGCCGCCGCCCGGAACTCGCCGCCCGGATTCGCCCTggcctggcaggggtggggcgagGCGGTGCCGGGTCCGGGTGCGTTGCCGCTCAGGCTGGCCGCCACGGCTGGGCCGAAGGGCTCCAGAGGCCgggcctctgtcctcctccccgtttcttctctcttctcccagagTCTCGTGACTCAACCTCATCAACCTATGGAATGTTCACTAGCATTATTGCTATTATTCTCAGGTGCTCTTAAGCCACCAAGTGCCCAGGCACCCGTTCCAGGAGCTTTGCCTGTGTTATCATACCCTCGCCTGCTGGAGCCGGTAGCCACGATTGGCCCTTTTGCAG